The following coding sequences lie in one Spinacia oleracea cultivar Varoflay chromosome 1, BTI_SOV_V1, whole genome shotgun sequence genomic window:
- the LOC110785547 gene encoding uncharacterized protein, which yields MAAILSPPSSSTCNCQFVSSPSSVSRQFINCQPQFFPKGLRLPLFKKHKFEAAIKAVNGARAFKTTSWDEKPSEILPDGKKVYLDEQDIVTFLDPPKELIPLDPSSYNPASYLWKKISEIPDERRHRLLYLLDPRLISAAWEVAGGRYNDAKLAKLNSSNLVAGENDALTLEFWNCRNTGGPLPMGLVKYLQKALFRKDGGIYGRLMGVSLLARMATSSSPLYFTVKEAHEVMPTEQPCDLAYEFGDGLLDLHDYPEGFPMPAKHPWPFNDQVVIYVRHLGPGVMVGQAWQEGIALEQVPKKLCGEILMVKDYSVSSGNGS from the exons ATGGCAGCAATACTCTCACCTCCTTCTTCTTCAACTTGCAACTGTCAGTTCGTCAGCAGCCCCTCTTCCGTTTCCCGCCAATTCATCAACTGCCAACCTCAGTTCTTCCCTAAAG GTCTGAGGTTGCCATTGTTCAAAAAACACAAATTTGAAGCTGCAATTAAGGCTGTGAATGGAGCAAGGGCATTCAAAACGACGTCGTGGGATGAAAAACCCTCTGAAATACTACCTGATGGTAAAAAGGTTTACTTAGATGAGCAAGATATTGTCACATTTCTTGACCCTCCTAAAGAACTCATTCCTTTGGACCCTTCTTCTTATAATCCTGCTTCATATCTCTG GAAGAAAATTTCGGAAATCCCGGATGAAAGACGACATCGATTGCTATACCTTCTGGATCCTAG GCTTATTTCGGCAGCTTGGGAGGTCGCTGGTGGGCGCTACAATGATGCAAAGTTAGCTAAGTTGAACTCTTCTAATTTGGTGGCTGGTGAAAATGATGCCTTGACACTTGAATTCTGGAATTGCCGTAATACTGGAG GACCATTGCCAATGGGATTAGTCAAATATTTGCAGAAG GCTTTATTTCGCAAAGATGGAGGCATTTATGGAAGACTAATGG GTGTGTCTTTGCTAGCTCGAATGGCAACTTCTTCCAGTCCACTGTATTTTACAGTAAAAGAAGCTCATGAAGTGATGCCTACGGAACAACCTTGTGATTTAGCTTATGAATTCGGGGATGGACTCTTAGATCTTCATGATTATCCAGAAGGTTTTCCAATGCCCG CAAAACATCCATGGCCTTTCAATGATCAGGTAGTCATATATGTTCGTCATCTTGGGCCTGGGGTTATGGTTGGACAGGCATGGCAAGAGGGCATAGCATTGGAACAAGTACCCAAGAAGTTATGTGGTGAAATCCTAATGGTGAAAGATTATTCCGTGTCTAGTGGAAATGGTAGCTAG
- the LOC110785548 gene encoding uncharacterized protein, whose translation MSLFLKLRQHFPTGFLPKPYISSLISSKPLNSTWVYRTYAQPALQEQEFEEVEFDPRKLPADYDPSKFDPTSHRSPPSDRVFRLVDEVSSLTLVEAAELGTVLMKKMGMKEDEVPIIGVLNPGAAAGLAQMAANSPAGVAQEEKKEEKTVFELKLESFEAASKIKVIKEIRAVTEYGLKEAKDLVEKTPSIFKKGVPKEEAEQIIEKMKAVGAKVIME comes from the coding sequence ATGAGTTTGTTCTTGAAATTGAGGCAGCATTTCCCAACTGGGTTCCTCCCAAAACCCTACATTTCATCTCTAATCTCTTCAAAACCCCTAAATTCTACCTGGGTTTATCGCACTTATGCTCAACCTGCTCTCCAAGAACAAGAATTTGAAGAAGTTGAATTTGATCCCAGAAAACTCCCAGCAGATTACGACCCTTCAAAATTCGATCCAACCTCGCATCGAAGCCCACCAAGTGACAGAGTTTTTAGGCTGGTTGATGAGGTTTCATCTCTCACATTGGTAGAAGCAGCTGAGTTAGGTACAGTTTTGATGAAGAAAATGGGGATGAAAGAAGATGAGGTTCCTATTATTGGGGTGTTGAACCCTGGGGCAGCGGCCGGGCTAGCTCAAATGGCGGCGAATTCACCTGCTGGCGTTGCTCAGGAGGAGAAGAAGGAAGAGAAGACTGTGTTTGAGTTGAAGTTGGAGTCATTTGAGGCGGCTTCAAAGATTAAAGTTATAAAGGAGATAAGGGCAGTTACTGAATACGGGTTGAAGGAAGCTAAGGATTTAGTGGAGAAGACACCTTCGATTTTTAAGAAAGGTGTGCCTAAGGAGGAAGCTGAGCAGATTATTGAGAAGATGAAAGCTGTTGGAGCTAAAGTTATCATGGAATGA
- the LOC110779743 gene encoding glutamyl-tRNA reductase-binding protein, chloroplastic encodes MILQTQSLSSHIIPSNFLPTQKPKSSKPSSFLSPKPNPFRKFPLKCSSISVASDPTTTTTQMKPYPAEVSRTIMELSSSGTLSTLTHDGWPLGIGVRFTVDSDGTPILGLNLSNRHFSIDKRSTLHVQLQQCGVRTPQCTIQGSLDKPEDEVTLKKLHSVWNNRFGEEINDNLLYVVSVDRVLQLEDFQEDGVWVSSSDYKNACPDPLRDIAEKIVSDINANNMEDVLRFCNIYADLQFQVSEAKIVWVDRLGFDMRLYSPPNGTYEIRIPFPREVTDEKGVKSTFNGMSQIAWEVEKNYHPPDFKRVKQVKRLAVSRL; translated from the exons ATGATTCTGCAAACTcaatctctctcttcccacaTCATCCCTTCAAATTTCCTCCCTACCCAGAAACCCAAATCCTCAAAACCCTCTAGTTTTCTCTCTCCCAAACCAAACCCATTTCGCAAATTCCCCTTAAAATGCTCCTCCATATCAGTAGCTTCGGaccccacaacaacaacaacccagATGAAACCCTATCCAGCTGAGGTTTCGAGGACTATAATGGAGTTATCTTCATCTGGGACTCTTTCTACTTTGACCCATGATGGCTGGCCTCTTGGGATTGGTGTTCGTTTTACTGTTGATTCTGATGGCACGCCTATTTTAGGATTGAATCTCTCTAATCGACACTTTTCCATTGATAAAAGGTCTACTCTTCATGTTCAG CTGCAGCAATGTGGAGTGAGGACTCCGCAGTGTACCATACAAGGTAGTCTAGATAAACCTGAAGACGAAGTGACTCTGAAG AAGCTTCATTCAGTGTGGAACAATAGGTTTGGGGAAGAAATCAATGACAACCTCTTGTATGTTGTTTCTGTGGACCGCGTACTGCAATTAGAAGATTTTCAGGAG GATGGTGTATGGGTGTCATCTTCAGATTATAAAAATGCATGCCCAGATCCTCTAAGAGATATCGCAGAAAAGATTGTGAGTGATATCAATGCAAACAACATGGAGGATGTACTTCGCTTTTGCAACATTTATGCAGATTTGCAATTTCAG GTATCAGAGGCAAAAATAGTGTGGGTTGATCGGTTGGGTTTCGACATGCGTCTCTATTCACCTCCTAATGGTACGTACGAGATACGGATCCCATTCCCGAGGGAAGTGACAGACGAGAAGGGTGTGAAATCAACATTCAACGGGATGTCTCAAATCGCTTGGGAAGTGGAGAAGAATTACCATCCTCCTGATTTTAAGAGAGTTAAACAAGTAAAGAGGCTTGCAGTATCAAGACTATAG